The sequence GAGTTTATCGGAATCTTGGTCTAAAATTCCCGATAAACTagctttttatgattatatcGGTAATAATCCGGCGAAAGGAGGATTGTTCAGAGCCGGCTCAATGGACAACGGGGATGGAATAGCTGTTGGGTGGTTAGGACACCCTGTCTTTAGAGATAAAGAGGGGCATGAACTTTTTGTACGTCGTATGCCTACcttctttgaaacatttccGGTAGTTTTGGTAGATGGAGACGGAATTGTGAGAGCCGATGTTCCTTTTAGAAGGGCAGAATCCAAGTATAGTGTCGAACAAGTGGGTGTAACTGTTGAGTTCTATGGTGGTGAACTCGATGGAGTCAGTTATAATGATCCTGCTACTGTGAAAAAATATGCTAGACGTGCCCAATTgggtgaaatttttgaattggatcgCGCTACTTTGAAATCCGATGGTGTTTTTCGTAGTAGTCCAAGGGGTTGGTTCACTTTTGGACATGCTTcgtttgctttgcttttctttttcggcCACATTTGGCATGGTGCTAGAACCTTGTTCAGAGATGTTTTTGCTGGTATCGACCCAGATTTAGATGCTCAAGTGGAATTTGGAACCTTCCAAAAACTGGGGGATCCAACTACAAGGAGACAAGTAGTCTGATacaacatttctttcatatgtCTAGCCTATGTTTCATATAGGGTACTGGAGAAATATTAATTCGAATCATCACCTATTACTCTTGACCTTTACTTGTCTGGGAAATGATCCCAAATGAACAGGTATGGAAGCTATAATTGTAAAACACGATCGAATCTATGGAAGCATTGGTTTATACATTCCTGTTGGTCTCGACTCTGGGGataatattttttgctatctttTTTCGAGAACCGCCTAAGGTTccaaataaaaagatgaaatgatttttcattatctcaaTTGAAATGATGACCCTCCGATGAGGAGGGTCATCATTTCAACTAGTCCCCGTGTTCCTCAAATGGATCTCTTAGTTGTTGAGAGGGTTGCCCAAAGGCGGTATATAAGGCATACCCCGTAAAGCTTACAAGTAAACCAGATATGAAGATGGCGACTAGAGTTGCAGTTTCCATTATTAAGTGATTTCAAGACCACGATGGATCTACGATAAGATAGTTTATTTACAACGGAATCGTATACAAAGTCAACAGATCTCAAACAATGCACGGAATAGGATTTATGGCTACACAAACCATTGAGGGTAGTTCCAGATCTGGGCCAAGACGGACTATTGTAGGCGATTTATTAAAACCATTGAATTCGGAATATGGTAAAGTAGCCCCTGGATGGGGAACTACACCCCTTATGGGTGTCGCAATGGCTCTATTTGCAGTATTCCTATCTATTATTTTGGAGATTTATAATTCTTCCGTTTTACTGGATGGTATTTCATTAAGTTAGGTCCAGAAGAACGGATAAGTCCtaactttcaataaaaaaaagaatcacttaGGATTCGGATTTCTAGGTCATCTCATTCTGTTTGGTAGTTCGACCGCGGAATTCTTTTGTTTCGGTATTTCCGGAATATGAGTGTGTGACTTGTTATACCTATTGATAGTACAGAGAATAAGTCTGTCATCTCATCGAGAGAGATGGTTCTAGCCCGTCAGATAGTCAGTCTAGTATCTGGAGCACGGACTATATGGAATAGATTAAGAACTATTTAAACTATGATTCATACCTACTATTCATACCTCGTGACCGGCCTCCAactactattatttttttcaattaacttttCAATGAGGCGTTTCAGAAATCGAACCACCTTTTTCCTTCAGAATCATGCTTAGTTTGAGCTGAGCGAGGGACAGGACAAATATTTCTATGGATTCTTAGTTATTATATCTGTTCATTGAATAAGTGAAGTGATGATCAAACGAAAGGGTTCCTACTCAGAGAACTCTTTGGTtctgttttgttctttgttgaatCATCGTGGTTCTAGTAGGAATCTGAGGTTTCAATTGATTCATAGGGTCTCAACAAGATAATTCCTATCAATAGTAAATTCGTATGTATTAcgtataaacaaaaataaaatagggtAAGAGAACATTCAAAAGGCCTGTAACAATCAACATAGGATGAGCCAACTTGATATTTTGGCGCTATCATCACAAAGAAGAGATTTAGAGTTTTGGTTCCCTCATTTTATCTGGAAAGATTGAATCAAGTGAAGTCTCTAAAAggtttcaaatctttcttttctattgcacGTTGCAACCAGAACCAGTATTGGGGTGTTTTCGCTTGAGCCGTACGAGACGAAATTCTCATATACGGTTCTTAGAGGGGGAGTCCCTTCGCCTTCGGTTCACCTATCTCAATAAAGTATATGATTGGTTCGAGGAGCGTCTCGAGATTCAAGCGATTGCAGATGATATAACTAGTAAATATGTTCCTCCTCATGTCAATATATTTCATTGTCTAGGAGGGATCACACTTACTTGCTTTTTAGTACAAGTAGCTACGGGTTTTGCTATGACTTTTTACTATCGCCCGACCGTCACAGAAGCTTTTGCCTCTGTTCAATACATAATGACTGAAGCCAACTTCGGTTGGTTAATCCGATCAGTTCATCGATGGTCAGCAAGTATGATGGTTCTAATGATGATCCTGCACGTATTTCGTGTTTATCTCACAGGTGGTTTTAAGAAACCACGTGAATTGACTTGGGTTACGGGTGTAGTTCTGGCTGTGTTGACTGCATCCTTTGGGGTAACTGGTTATTCTTTACCTTGGGACCAAATTGGGTATTGGGCAGTCAAAATTGTAACTGGTGTACCTGAGGCTATCCCTATAGTGGGATCGCCCTTGGTAGAGTTATTACGCGGAAGTGCTAGCGTGGGTCAATCCACTTTGACCCGCTTTTATAGTTTACACACTTTTGTATTACCTCTTCTTACCGCCGTATTTATGTTAATGCACTTTTCAATGATACGTAAGCAAGGTATTTCAGGTCCTTTATAGAGAAGACAGAGCATAGGTATTTGTAATAgatcatataatatattgtttgggtaggaacaaaaaaaatagtatttgtATTTCATTGCTATAAATATGgattattgaaaagaataagACATGTTATTTGGATATTTCCCTTCAACCAcgaagtattttttatttgatacgAACAGTTGAAGTGGATTCTCGGAGGAGAGGATGGATTATGGGAGTGTGTGACTTGAACTATTGATTGGTCCATGCAGATATATTATCTGCCACATTGGAATTCATAAACAAATGTGTCTCTGTTCCAACCGCCGCCCCCCTGCGGAGCAAGAGGATAGGCTGGTTCCTTTGAGGAGAATCTTTTCTATGATCAGACCCGAATCATGTCATGCATGAATAGGCTTCGTAAGATCTAGTAGAATAAGTGATGTGGCATGATCCAGATTATGTTCTATCTATTCCACTTCCATTTATTTAACTTATAGTAGGGAATGCATTCATTTCCCCTGCATCGACCCCGATCTATGATACTATCGGAGTGAAACACGGGATCTAAGGAAGAATCGAGGCTAGACTTTATTAGTAACAAGTAAATCCTTTGTACGTAAGAAGACTCTAAAAAACAATATTGTGCATCAATTACAAGGTATGAGACAATCCAAAAAGCATTTGATCATGATCGATGTAAGCCTACTTGGGTATTGAGCATTTATTTGTACGAACATAGTTTCCTGGATGGCATATGGATTTTATATGAATCCATTTCATTCCTTTGATTATTGCTCGAGCTGGATGATGAAAAATCATCATGTCCGGTTCTTTCGGGGGATGGATCCATAAGAATTCACCTATCCCAATAACAAAGAAACCCGACTTGAATGATCCTGTATTAAGAGCAAAATTGGCTAAGGGGATGGGACATAATTATTATGGGGAACCGGCATGGCCTaatgatcttttatatatttttcccgTAGTAATTCTAGGTACTATTGCATGTAACGTAGGTCTAGCGGTTCTAGAGCCATCAATGATTGGTGAACCGGCAGATCCATTTGCAACTCCTTTGGAAATATTACCCGAATGGTACTTCTTTCCCGTATTTCAAATACTCCGTACAGTACCCAATAAGTTATTGGGTGTTCTTTTAATGGTTTCGGTACCAGCGGGATTATTGACAGTACCCTTTTTGGAAAATGTTAATAAATTCCAAAATCCATTCCGTCGCCCAGTAGCTACAACAGTCTTTTTGATTGGTACGGCAGTAGCCCTTTGGTTAGGTATTGGAGCAACATTACCTATTGATAAGTCTCTAACTTTAggtctttttcaaattaaaatagatCTTGAAATACTAAGGTAAGGCGGGATATTACGTATGTATCTAGTTAGGCATACTTCAAAGTTTATCCTCCTAGATAcatctctttcatttgattATAGATCTATTCTGAAGAATCCACGAATACAGACTATGCTGAAGATTCAAAAcagactttgtttttgtttcttcttttttcgttagtgtgtatattttagtgtgtatattgattatatattacaaattattattcaattcgaattgaataataatttgtaatatataggAAGAATAATTATAGTATAATTTTATAGTTAGTTtagttataaaaaataagaaataagataaagataagaaaataatagaaattttatttcattattttctagttaataaatagtctttcatttataattttttcatttcgtgCTTTCAttcgaaatgaaaaaaaaatttcaacggGATTCAAACTGAGTTGAATTTTTAAGCAAGTCGATTGTGAAACCCTTCTGTAGAATGTCGAATATTTGTTTTACGTCTTCTACGCGAAAATGCTCAATTCTCATAAGatcttcttgacttttactCAAAAGGTCCAGCAATGTATGTATATTAGACCTTTTGAGACAGTTATAAGTCCTAGGAGGCAATTCTAATTGATCAATAAAAATACGTTTcaatatgatttctcttttcatattaTCCAATCCATCATCAAAGGTAAAAAAGGGCACACTAGCCCTTTTTTGATTGTCCTCCATATTTCTATTTATGTCCTGTTCCTCCGCAtgtaaaaaaggaataaataaatcGATCAAATTACGAGAAGCTTCATAAAGCGCTTCCTTAGGAGTTAAACTTCCATTCGTccatatttcaagaaaaagtatcTCTTGTTTCTCATTCCCATTCCCATAAGAATGAATACTATGATTCGCATTTCGAACAGGCATGGATACAGCATCTATAGGATAGCTTCCGTCTTGATAGTTATTTGGGGTTCTCGTACAATATCCACGACCCCtctcaatttttaattcaatgCACAAATCAACCGGTTCCGTTAGGACAGCTATATGCTGTGTAGTATCAACTATTTCTACAGAAGGTGGTGAGATGATATCTTGAGCAGTTACGTGTCTAGGGCCCCTGACATAGATAGATGCGTCGAGAGTTCCGTACAGATCACttctaaatacaatttttttcaaattcattaaaatttcaTGGACTGATTCTTCAATACCTACTATCGTAGAATATTCATGTGGTACCTTATCAGATTTTGCGCGCGTAATACATGTTCCTTCTAGTTCTCCAAGTAAAGCCCTTCGCATCGCGATACCGATTGTATCGGCTTGACCCTTCATAAGTGGGGATAAAACGAAACGACCATAATAAAGGCGTTTGCTGTCTGCTCTTGATTCAACACACTTCCACTGTAGCGTCCGAGTGGATACTGGTACTTCCTCCCGAACCATactaatataatattatttgatgagatcatttaattatttatttctcttggattggaatcttttccatttttatttctaaacGCGCCTTTTTTTTGGCGGTCTACATCCATTATGCGGCATAGGGGTTACGTCACGTACAAAATTTAATAGTATACCACTTCTACGAATCGCTCGTAATGCTGCATCTCTCCCGAGACCGGGACCCTTTATCATGACTTCTGCTCGTTGCATACCCTGGTCTACTACCGCACGAATAGCATTTCCTGCTGCGGTTTGAGCAGCAAATGGGGTACCCCTTCTTGTGCCCTTGAATCCACAGGTACCCGCAGAAGACCAAGAAACGACCCGACCTTGTGGGTCTGTAACAGTAACAATAGTATTGTTGAAACTCGCTTGAACATGAATAACTCCTATTGGTGTTCTACACCCACTCTTACGTGAACTAATACGGCTATTTCTACGTGAACCAATTCTTGGTATAGGTTTTGTCATATTCTATTTGCCATCTCATAAATATGAGTCAGAGATATACGGATatatccatttc comes from Nymphaea colorata isolate Beijing-Zhang1983 unplaced genomic scaffold, ASM883128v2 scaffold0671, whole genome shotgun sequence and encodes:
- the LOC126409631 gene encoding cytochrome b6-like, whose protein sequence is MIPNEQSFGSLILSGKIESSEVSKRFQIFLFYCTLQPEPVLGCFRLSRTRRNSHIRFLEGESLRLRFTYLNKVYDWFEERLEIQAIADDITSKYVPPHVNIFHCLGGITLTCFLVQVATGFAMTFYYRPTVTEAFASVQYIMTEANFGWLIRSVHRWSASMMVLMMILHVFRVYLTGGFKKPRELTWVTGVVLAVLTASFGVTGYSLPWDQIGYWAVKIVTGVPEAIPIVGSPLVELLRGSASVGQSTLTRFYSLHTFVLPLLTAVFMLMHFSMIRKQGISGPL
- the LOC126409626 gene encoding cytochrome b6-f complex subunit 4 — translated: MSGSFGGWIHKNSPIPITKKPDLNDPVLRAKLAKGMGHNYYGEPAWPNDLLYIFPVVILGTIACNVGLAVLEPSMIGEPADPFATPLEILPEWYFFPVFQILRTVPNKLLGVLLMVSVPAGLLTVPFLENVNKFQNPFRRPVATTVFLIGTAVALWLGIGATLPIDKSLTLGLFQIKIDLEILR
- the LOC126409625 gene encoding DNA-directed RNA polymerase subunit alpha-like gives rise to the protein MVREEVPVSTRTLQWKCVESRADSKRLYYGRFVLSPLMKGQADTIGIAMRRALLGELEGTCITRAKSDKVPHEYSTIVGIEESVHEILMNLKKIVFRSDLYGTLDASIYVRGPRHVTAQDIISPPSVEIVDTTQHIAVLTEPVDLCIELKIERGRGYCTRTPNNYQDGSYPIDAVSMPVRNANHSIHSYGNGNEKQEILFLEIWTNGSLTPKEALYEASRNLIDLFIPFLHAEEQDINRNMEDNQKRASVPFFTFDDGLDNMKREIILKRIFIDQLELPPRTYNCLKRSNIHTLLDLLSKSQEDLMRIEHFRVEDVKQIFDILQKGFTIDLLKNSTQFESR